The segment CTCGCCGTCGCCGCCGGCACCGCCTATCGCGGCCGCAACAGCGGCACGTTCCCGTCCCCGATGCGCGCCTTCCTCTGGACCGACCGCTGGTTCAACGTTGAGCAGGTCTACGACTGGAGCCAGGGGCGCGGCGTGCGCCATTACGTGAATATCGCTACGCCGGTGCAGTTCGACGGGCGCTCCGTCACATTCACCGATCTCGACCTGGACGTCGATGTGGACAGCGACTGGGTCGTGCGCTTGCTGGACGAGGACGAGTACGCCGCGCACAGCGCGCGCTGGGACTACCCGCTGGCCGTGCGCCAGAACGTGGCGCAGGCCGTGAGCACCGCGCAGCAGTTGATCGAGGCGCGTGCGTGGCCGTTCGGTACGAGTGTGGAGAGTCCGCGGCTGCGCGTGCGGCCGTTCTTCTGGAGCGACCTCGAGTTGATGGACGGCTGGCGCGGCGTGTTCACGCCGTTTGACGACCCGTGGATCATCCCGCCGCCCACCTCGTTCGAGCGTATCGAGTGGTATGCCCACTATATCGAGACGCCGGTCATGCGCCTGTACGCCATCGACCGGCCGGATGATGGCGGCATGATCGGGCATATCTCGCTGCGCGACATCGAGAAGCGCATCCAGGCGCGCCTGGGCATCGGGCTGGCGCCGGGCGAAGTGAGCAAAGGCTACGGGTCGGAGGCGCTGAAGGCTTTCCTGGACTACTACTTCGATGTGCTCGGCTTCGAGCGCATGGTGCTGGACGTGGCGGCCACCAACGAGCGGGCACGGCGCGCCTACCTGCGCCTCGGCTTCCGCGACTACGGCGAGCACCATCGCGGCTACGCCGCCGAGGCGCAGTGGCGGGCGGCCGAGCAGCCGGCCAACGCCCAGTACCGCCGGTTCTTCCGGCACACGCCCTGGGGCATGCAGATGCTGTTCTACGACATGGAGATGACGCGCGAGATGTGGCACGTGATCAAAGCGCGTGAGGCGAACGTGTGATGATCCGTCAAAGCGGATCGCAGTGTGAATACGTGTTTCCGGCTCTGATGTCGATGGCGTGGCGGCGATACCATTTGGCGCTTACGCCGCAAGGAACGGCGGCGGCGCCCTCCTGACCGAGCGGAGGGCGTTGTATTTGCCGGTAATCCGGTGCTAGACAACAGGCGTCGCAGAAAACTGTCCCTGCGAGCGAACGGCTCCTAGGAAGACTTTTGCGCAGTACTATGGCGGGAAACGCATCAGTTTAGGCCGGCAAAGAGCACTTTCAATAACAGCTTGCGTGAATTCCAATACGCAATGATATATGGGTTCCGCGTTATACAAGGATGATTCCGATTTTTTGAACGCGACGCTTTAATTAACGAACACTTGCTAGTTATCCCTGTTCCGAGTAGTCTTCG is part of the Chloroflexota bacterium genome and harbors:
- a CDS encoding GNAT family N-acetyltransferase, whose protein sequence is MSDTVLLRALKYDGSLNYEWPARVEYQRANLLVLAVAAGTAYRGRNSGTFPSPMRAFLWTDRWFNVEQVYDWSQGRGVRHYVNIATPVQFDGRSVTFTDLDLDVDVDSDWVVRLLDEDEYAAHSARWDYPLAVRQNVAQAVSTAQQLIEARAWPFGTSVESPRLRVRPFFWSDLELMDGWRGVFTPFDDPWIIPPPTSFERIEWYAHYIETPVMRLYAIDRPDDGGMIGHISLRDIEKRIQARLGIGLAPGEVSKGYGSEALKAFLDYYFDVLGFERMVLDVAATNERARRAYLRLGFRDYGEHHRGYAAEAQWRAAEQPANAQYRRFFRHTPWGMQMLFYDMEMTREMWHVIKAREANV